One window of Papaver somniferum cultivar HN1 chromosome 9, ASM357369v1, whole genome shotgun sequence genomic DNA carries:
- the LOC113308188 gene encoding probable leucine-rich repeat receptor-like protein kinase At5g49770 isoform X2 — protein sequence MCWTAIAVLRSLKENWENSPPNWNTDDPCGDQWDGVGCTGARVTSLELSNMNLKGTLNGDIGVLAELRSLLGLKGIDEAVVPDSQVFVLRNDTVTCASEGLRL from the exons ATGTGTTGGACTGCAATTGCGGTGCTCCGATCTTTAAAAGAGAACTGGGAGAACTCACCACCAAATTGGAACACAGATGATCCTTGTGGTGATCAGTGGGATGGCGTTGGCTGCACTGGTGCAAGGGTTACTTCACT AGAATTATCCAACATGAACCTCAAAGGTACATTGAATGGTGACATTGGAGTACTCGCTGAACTGAGATCATT GTTAGGATTGAAGGGAATAGATGAGGCTGTTGTACCTGACTCGCAGGTGTTTGTTCTGCGGAATGATACAGTGACTTGTGCTAGTGAAGGACTGAGATTGTAA
- the LOC113308188 gene encoding probable leucine-rich repeat receptor-like protein kinase At5g49770 isoform X1: MCWTAIAVLRSLKENWENSPPNWNTDDPCGDQWDGVGCTGARVTSLELSNMNLKGTLNGDIGVLAELRSFWNCRLGLKGIDEAVVPDSQVFVLRNDTVTCASEGLRL, from the exons ATGTGTTGGACTGCAATTGCGGTGCTCCGATCTTTAAAAGAGAACTGGGAGAACTCACCACCAAATTGGAACACAGATGATCCTTGTGGTGATCAGTGGGATGGCGTTGGCTGCACTGGTGCAAGGGTTACTTCACT AGAATTATCCAACATGAACCTCAAAGGTACATTGAATGGTGACATTGGAGTACTCGCTGAACTGAGATCATT CTGGAATTGCAGGTTAGGATTGAAGGGAATAGATGAGGCTGTTGTACCTGACTCGCAGGTGTTTGTTCTGCGGAATGATACAGTGACTTGTGCTAGTGAAGGACTGAGATTGTAA
- the LOC113309460 gene encoding high mobility group B protein 13-like — protein MLTTPIKKMKQKNGRTPLQLKNIPANPITDDGVKSKGKGKSEWIEISLTGKENYFNVMEKVEKNNKDLEITQSTNNDNVPIKIESFDSSLAEELGVIRKKLERLRLEKERTEKMLREMDLVLDMEMKEMEMRGKMQKELEMEVVKLQRLNELRSFCMRATRIQSLREIEEAKKIKESQLKEEETENEIEKSEASSSSRVNDDDQSLVFF, from the exons ATGTTAACAACTCCAATCAAGAAAATGAAGCAAAAAAATGGCAGAACACCTCTACAACTCAAGAACATTCCTGCAAATCCGATCACTGATGATGGAGTTAAGAGTAAGGGAAAGGGGAAGTCTGAATGGATAGAGATTTCATTAACTGGCAAAGAGAACTATTTCAATGTAATGGAGaaagttgagaaaaataataaagatcTGGAGATCACTCAGAGtactaataatgataatgttcCGATTAAGATTGAATCGTTTGATTCATCATTAGCTGAGGAATTAGGTGTGATTAGGAAGAAACTTGAGAGATTGAGATTGGAGAAGGAGAGAACTGAAAAGATGTTGAGAGAGATGGATTTGGTATTGGATATGGAAATGAAAGAGATGGAGATGAGAGGGAAGATGCAGAAGGAATTGGAAATGGAAGTTGTCAAGTTACAGAGATTGAATGAACTTAGATCCTTTTGTATG AGAGCTACTCGAATCCAATCGCTTAGAGAAATTGAAGAAGCAAAGAAGATTAAAGAATCTCAATTGAAG GAGGAGGAAACAGAAAATGAGATAGAGAAATCAGAAGCATCGTCATCCTCGAGGGTAAATGATGATGATCAGAGCTTGGTTTTCTTTTGA